The Gemmatimonadota bacterium nucleotide sequence TCGTCCAGGCTTGCGGGACCATCGCCTGCGTTTTTCGGTGCTGAGTAATACACGATGCTTTGATAGTCGATATCGGGGTAGGTAACCATGGCCCACTGTTCGCTTTTTTTGCGTTTGAGCGGGTCTGTCATGGTCAGCCAATGGCGATAGGCTTTTAAGCGCCATTCGAGCAGCCAGTCGGGTTCATTTTTTTTCTCAGAAATAAATCGAATAATGTCTTCGTTCAGACCTGGAGGCGCAGATTCCTGCTCGATATCTGTCACCCATCCAAATTTGTAATCACTCGTTGCGAGCGTTTCAAGTTCCTGGGCCTGTGAACTCATTGTAGAACTCCTTTTGAGGTCTAAAAAGTAAGCCGTGCAATGGCAAACTTACCTAAAGCATACAAAAATGTCAAGATTAAAGATATAAAAAAAGCCAAAAATAATTTGTTGTAAAGTAACATATTAGAGGTGATAAATTATCCCCATGCCTTGCCGCTGGCGCGCCTGCGACGCTTGCTGCCGGGCAGGTCTTTTTTGGCAACGGCAAAGCCGAGTAGCCCTTTTTGTCCGAGCTTTTTGAGATAGGCGAGCAGGGATATTTCGGCTTCTTTCACATTGAGCTGGTGGATTTTGCTCAGGCGTTTAATGATGGCTTCGACGGTTGTGCGCCCGTCACACATGTCCCAGACCTGCGCGCCAATTTCGTCGAGTACCAGTGTTTTTTGTTGGGGAATCCAAAAGATTTTAGATAGCGTGCGCACTTTCCACGAATCGCCGCGGGTGAG carries:
- a CDS encoding PqqD family peptide modification chaperone — its product is MLFKKQPKIGREAMFKSKPVRNNQVEWEKNDDGEIHVTLTRGDSWKVRTLSKIFWIPQQKTLVLDEIGAQVWDMCDGRTTVEAIIKRLSKIHQLNVKEAEISLLAYLKKLGQKGLLGFAVAKKDLPGSKRRRRASGKAWG